From the genome of Vigna angularis cultivar LongXiaoDou No.4 chromosome 11, ASM1680809v1, whole genome shotgun sequence, one region includes:
- the LOC128194668 gene encoding BTB/POZ domain-containing protein DOT3-like yields MRCRELKVEMSRIESKVERCFLGLKDETNHPELKFKFRFQNRRGRAKLYPLISKCGYIGRLEIQPFISNSGKALKLENFPGGSETFETVLKFCYGLLVDFSPDNIAALRCASEFLEMTKELEDGNLISKTEAFLTFVVLSSWKDTITVLKSCENLSPWAENLQIVRRCCDSIAWKASKDDHTSEDAAPNQESWWFNDVATFRIDHFIRIISAIRAKGTRAEIIGKCIIEYAKKWLPGMDVEIEGLRGYGHEKYNL; encoded by the exons ATGAGATGCCGTGAGCTGAAGGTTGAGATGAGTAGGATCGAGTCCAAGGTTGAGAGGTGTTTTCTTGGATTGAAGGATGAAACAAATCATCCAGAGTTAAAATTCAAGTTTAGGTTTCAGAATCGAAGGGGTCGAGCCAAGTTG TACCCCTTGATATCGAAGTGCGGCTACATAGGACGATTGGAGATTCAGCCTTTCATCTCAAATTCTGGCAAAGCTCTGAAGCTTGAAAACTTCCCAGGTGGGTCTGAAACATTTGAAACAGTTCTTAAGTTCTGTTATGGCCTCCTAGTAGACTTCAGCCCAGATAACATAGCTGCACTAAGATGTGCATCAGAGTTCCTAGAGATGACCAAAGAACTAGAAGATGGAAATCTAATTTCCAAGACTGAAGCTTTCCTCACCTTTGTTGTGCTTTCTTCATGGAAAGACACTATCACTGTTCTGAAATCTTGTGAAAACCTATCTCCATGGGCTGAAAACCTCCAAATTGTAAGAAGATGTTGCGACTCCATTGCGTGGAAGGCTTCTAAAGATGATCACACAAGTGAGGATGCAGCGCCAAATCAAGAAAGCTGGTGGTTCAATGATGTGGCCACCTTCCGCATTGATCATTTTATAAGAATCATTTCTGCAATAAGGgcaaaaggaaccagagcagaGATCATCGGTAAGTGTATCATAGAATATGCCAAGAAATGGCTGCCAGGAATGGATGTGGAGATAGAAGGGCTAAGAGGATATGGGCATGAAAAGTATAACCTATAG